The Phaeodactylum tricornutum CCAP 1055/1 chromosome 2, whole genome shotgun sequence DNA window GCACTTCATTATGTAgtccgtctcgtctcgaATTCCTAGCGCATCGAAAATTGAGTTCACAACATTGAAAGAAAATACATCCGCCAGAAGCGGCTTAAAAACATGCACCAAAATATCTTTGCGGGTCCTGGAGCTATCACTGAAGAAAATTTtcatctttttctttccctCCGTTGCTGAATTGGGAAATATCAATGCCTttgcaaaaattgaaaaagaaaccGGACTCTTATGGTAAGGGGTGCTATCCTGCTGGGAAGATTCCTTGTTGTCAACGATCTGAGAGTACGTCGAAGCCCATCCGGCAGCTTCTTCGGCCCAGGTTGATGGCACCAAAGGTTGAGACTCGGAGGCCTTGTCGTGTGTCGTAGCTTCAAACTTTTGCACCAGCACAAAAGCGGTTATGATCTGATAGCGAAACTTAGGGTGAGGCACCAATCAAATTATCCACTAAAATCTCAATATCGAACCACTCTTACCTGAGAATAGAAGTTGATCTTCCGCGAAAGCAGCTGCACATTCGGATTTGAACTCTTTGTGGCATCATTTCCCTTTGTAGCCGCACTCAAGGTCACACTGCAATAGCCCAGCGCTAATTTCTGAAAGTCGGCCCCCTTTACACCCAACCGATCTTCTAGTACCGACGCTCCTGCAAGCAGATCCAAAGCAGAAGACAGGTCGACTAGCGACTCGATGTCCTGCAAAGCTTTGTAAAGGTCCTGGGTCGTGTAGTGTGCCGATTCAGTTGAGAGCAATTGTTGAAGATGGCGGAGCTTCAAAGCAGCTGTTCTCGGTGACCATACTGTTTGTGATGGACTTGGCGCAACATTGTGCGTTGATGTGCTCGAGCTAGCCATTGATGGCGCTGTGACTACGGAGGACTTCTTGTTGGATAAACCGTCTACAGTAATCCGTTCCATCCGATTTAGACCCGTACCAATTACATTTGAATATAGACAATAACAGATTGCCCAATGAGACGGCGACAAACCATTCGTACACGGAAGAATATGTGCATCCCGTCCCACTTGCATAGAGAAAACCTTTCCACCTTGTCTGATCGGCCACACTTCGAGAGCATGTCGTTGTCGTGAGTGAATTGCCAGGTACAGGCGACACTTGCCCGGGTCCTCCGCACGCGGCGCTTGAATCCAGTGGCAAGTAGCTTCTCGAAAACCTTTCCACACGCGCACGACTTGTTTGGTCGTCAGATCCAACACGATAATCCGTCCGAGAGTGTCGGCGAGTGCCGCTAGATTGCCCTTCGGATCCAGCGCACAAAACTCGATGCGCCGTGGCGCGTCGTGAAGCTCATGACCGGCCACCAGCGTGATGGGATCTTTCCACAACGACGGAAATGGCGTAGCAGGCAAGTCCCTTTCGTCTCCCGTCATCTCGTCGTCAAGGACCGGCGGAGTACTCATGTGAGTAGCCGCACGTGTATCACCACCCCAACCCCACCGCAGCGCTCCCATGGCGGAACCCACAAAGCCACCAACCAATGCCTTGGTGTTTCCGACAACAGCTTTGACCGAAGTCCTCTGGGAGAGAGAACTGCGTTGGCTGGGATGCATGGAATGGTCAAAATGATTTTCTGACGTGTAAAATACGAGCGTAGGAAAGTTGTCCGTAGCCCTTTCACTGAAAACCAAGGCTTCAAATGATTCCAACTCGTCAACATTTTCTCCGTCGTAGTCAGCGTCGTCatcggacgacgactccACAGTTTGTGATTGTACGGTTCCGGGCACCTCAGCGAGCGGTGTAAGGTGATACTGATAGAGTGGAACAACTCGAAGGGAACCGGCTACTGATGGTGGCGTTTGTACGTGACACCGAGCGAGGACACGTTTGCCGTTGATACTTACAGCAGTCCTACCTGTCGTCGTCATTTTACTCGTCGGTGTCCCACCAAGCCAGGCCTCCACGGATTGGTTGGCGGCTGCACCTTGCTGCCACGTTGACGGGAAAACGGCTTGACTATGGACGCGGACTAGCGTGCCATCGCCATAGACCACCCACACAAAAGACGAGTGACGGCCGGAGGaggtcgtcgttgttgtggcACCGAGGGAAAATGCTGTCAAGGAGACCACGCCGCCGTCGGGGACAAAAGGAACACGAAAATTACCAGAACGTTCAAGTCGTCGGCAAGTTTCCAAATCATCTCTAGGTAGAGCTTCAAACAAAACTTGATCACTGTGCTGTCTCTCTTGCGCTGCTAAAGTCAGACTCCAAACGTCTTGTTCGCGTCGTAGCGTGAGCTCTACTGCAAGTACCCTGGAAGCCGACGTGCCCAAAAGGAGTGCGAGCAATCTGCAATCCACGTCTGGACTACTGCTAGCGCTTGTAGAAGGAATCGCACGGGACAATGATTCTACCGAGCTGTCGGCTGTTTTTGGGTTGGCTGGTGTTGCACCAACGACTGTCAAACATGTTACAACTTCACCCAGGAGGAAAGCATACTCGAGGCTCCGGTCTAGCTCCATatcatcctcgtcgtttTCTTCCGGAAGTTGTGGACGCAAGCTACAGATTGTAAAGGGAGTATTGGACGGGGTTTTTGGGCTGCTAGTTTCGGTTGAAGAATCGGATTCCAGGATTTGTCCCGCGACACAGTGGGCGGTATATGCGATCATCAAAACGGCGGACGGGGAACGACAATTAGTGTCGTTGCCGGTGTACACGTCGCCACTGGAGTCAAGGTGAAAAAGGTACGTCCGCGGCGGATCGGGATGACCAAAGACTGAAGTAGTGGAGGCGCGCAACATCGTCTCTTCCTCCTCGCAGTGCACCTGGTGGATGGCTTCCGCATTCGCCACGTGCTCCAACAAGCCCGCGCAGTCCCAAACCGTTCCGGCCGCCGCCGACAAAGTCATGCGAACGTTGCTTCGTCGCAGGCAACAGAAGTCCGCGATGAAATTGCTATCACGACGTTTCGTCGAGTTGTCTTGGGTCAAAGACGACGGGCGTCGTCGTGCTTGTGAACAGTAGGCTACGCACAAATTCCCTGCTTCGTCTCATGGTCGGAAAGGAACAGAACAGAATGCGAGCAACCGTGGACCTCGGTAATCCGGGTTCATGAATCGAGTCGTGGAAATAGAAACGATTCCCGCCTTGGATGGTCCTCTCGGGGGACGAAGGACAGAATTTTCCTTCGGGCTGTCGTTGGCAAATGACGCTGGACAACAGACTAATCCCAATCACGCCACGTCACAACAGTTGAAGTGAACTGGAAAGATTTGTAGCAGCCGAAAATACCCATCCGGCCTCCAGCGCACCCACCCACCCAACATCGCAAATTGATCCCTGCTATGGTGGTTTCTCCTGTCTCGTTGTTGCACCAACGCAGACTGGGAGTTACAACATGGGCGAACAACGCACGGAACATCCAATAACTAACGCAACTGAAACTAGGTAGTAGCAGGAACAGTAACCAACGAAGTCTTCTGTATCCCCCCAATGGCGTTAATGGTACAACAACAGGGTCAAAATCGGAGACGGATCATCTCGTCCACACATCATCTAACTATAGTATCGAACACTTCAGATACGCCTCCCACTCTCCTTCGACAGACGGCTTGCTTCATGATTCCAACAATTTCGGCAGGGTTACGATGGTCGTCGTgtgccgttgtcgtcgtcggagtTGTCGCCCTTCTGAGCTTTTCCCCCTCGACGCTAGCGCTGGTAGTTCCACAGGCTCCGGGAAGACCACGGTCTGGGACGACAAGTACAGGGTTCGGCAAAAGTAGTAGCCAATCGATTGTGCCGCGACCAAGCCACTGCCGTACTCGCCGTACCGCGACGTGGATGGTTTTGACTCCTCCATCCCAACGGCAACCAACGCCATCCGTATCCCAATCATCACGACCGTCGCGATCCACCACGTTATCGACGACGTCCCCGCCGCAAGGTACACCCGTTCAATCCGCATCGGAGAATACTGATTCCACCAGTGGGTCTACGGGGACTGGACAAGCTCGCCCAAAGAGCGCCACACGCAGTAGCtgcagcagtagcagtagtacGCGATTACACGCCCGTAACAATAATCTGCTCAAGCGTAAAAATTACCAGCGCAATTTCATTCCGGAATCAGAACGTGAAGTGAAAACACTGCGTCGATCGCGCCAGGCCAAGTATGAGCAGCTGAAGTCGGGCTCTGATGTGGCACCCAATATCTGGAGTTTCGAAAGTCTTTTTCCGGATCCGGTCTGGGACGAGACCTCCGTGCAACGAGACTTGTACCAAATTAAAGAGAGGGacgagaaacaaaagcaacgGCTCGCCTTTCAAAAAAATGCCACCGATggcatcaacagcaacaacatccGACAGAAAAAGGATCCTGTGGTAGATTCTACAAAGCTGCGCGAGAAGCGCGATAGCCTCGTCAATCCAAAAATGCGATCACCCTCATACGGTGGAAGCTCCGTCATGCGATTGTGGCGCGAGCCCAAGCTCAGCTCTCTCGAATCACCTTCAATGGAAAGCAACCGTGCTCTTCCTACCCGCAAGAACACGATTCCGAACAGCATAAGCAAAACTAGTTCGGAGAGTATTGCAAACGTTCGTCCGAACGAGAAACTGCACAACATGTCCAACGTCCTCACCATGACAACAAGCTcgaacagcaacaacaaaaccaaGCCAGCGAAAGTCGACGCCGATTTAACGCGTCTAGTTCGGGATCGTATTTTCGGCTATCGCCGAACCAAAACCGGTCAACTCCAGTACGACACATCGCTTATGGGAGACGGAGCCGTACAGTTTCGCGACGGGGTCCGCCTCAGCAATCCTTTGCGAGTCAACGCGGATCGACTCAATTACCTCGCCAAAAAGGAATTACAACACGGTCGGGTGGAAGAAGCCCAAGAACTGTATACGATTGCCCTGCAAATCGATCCCCGCGATGGGCGCGCTTACCTCGGGATGAGTCGCTGTGCAAGCCGGCGGCGGGACTTTAAACTCGCCAAAGTCTGGTTGCAAACGGGCATTTCCAATGCCGTGTCCGTTAACGAAAACACCATGCAAGCTGATCGTGGCGCCAACCCGTTCTTACTGCAGGCGCTCGGCTGCTTGGAAGAAAATTCGGGACGACTTTCCGAGGCGGAGGCCTTGTATATTGCGGCGGCCAAATCAAGACCTACTCATGCAGCTGCATGGGTCAGTCTGGGGCAGTTAAGAATCCGCAAATTGGGACAATCCGCTAACGCTGGGCGAGTTTGTTTTCAATCCGCGGAACGAGAATGGCAACGAGCATCGCTACCCCCGTCAGCACACGTTTACACGGCCTGGGCGGCCTTGGAATGCGAAGCAAACGACATACGGCGGGCCCGCCAACTATACAAGGCTGCCTTAGATGTTGACCCAAGAAGTTCCGTGGCCTGGTTGCAGCTCGGTGTCATGGAAGCAGATGAGGAGAACTGGAACGAAGCTGAAACTTGCTTTGAAACAGCGTTAAAATTTGATCGTCGGAATTCGCGACTGCTGCAAGCATACGCACTCATGGAAACGAAACGGCCTAACGGAAACAGTCGGAAGGCGATTGGATTGCTAGAGCGTGCCCTCAAGGCGAATCCCAGAGACGCCGGTGTACTGCAAGCTTACGCTTTGTACGTTGCCGAACTGGGCGACGTGGACGCCGCTCGCGATTTGCTACGACGAGGGGCCGAAGCCAACAAGCGCCACGCCCCGGTCTGGCAGGCCTGGGCGGTACTAGAAACGCGCCATGGAAACGTTCAGGAAGCCCGCTCAATTTTTCAAGAGGGCATTTGGGCTTGCGCGCAATTGACGGGTGGCCAGTCGGGTGGCTACCGGTGCGCCCGACTGTGGCAGGCCTGGGGCGTGTTAGAGGCCAGAGAAGGCGACGCTGCCGCGGCTAGAAGATGTTTTTCGCGGGCCCTGGATGCCGATAGTCGTAACGTAGCGGCAGTCACAGCCTGGGCCTTGATGGAGGAAGAGTTTGGCAACGTTCGGGACGCCCGAGCTATTTATGAACGATCGCTGCGGCTGTTCGCTGCTGGCAGTGGTGAGAAAACATCAATATGGAGAAACTACGAACTCATGGAACAGCGGCTTGGTCACGTGGCGGCCGCCCAAAACGTCTATCAGCGGTCCATGCGGGAAGCAATTACCGTCTCGGATGAAATCGCCGACAATATTGTGGGCCTGTCGGCTAAGAGTACAACTCCCCTCCCGGACTTGACAAACGTACTGAGTAGATCGTCGGACGAAGTGGAAGTTTTACGATGGGAAGGCCAATCAAAATCGAGCTTGGGTGGCGAAGTTTGGCTCAACGACCGGGCTATTGAAGGCAAGGTACCATTTGACATGAAGACGAACCAACGACGGAACAAGAAAACCGATAAAAAATACAATCAAACCCCGTAGAAAAGGTTGATAGATGTGCTACTCTATAAAATCTTTTTATGTATTCTACTTTCATCTTTGTTGTCACGCATCTGTTCGGAAACTCTTACCAACCAGGAGATGGAATGCGCTCCGTTCGTCGACGCACAAAGCTTCCAAATCTGAGAATGTTTGGTTGTCCCGGAAGACACTTTCAGTGGACACCGGCAGGGAATCTTGATGCGCATACTCTATGATAGTGGCCacatttgactgtgagtaagCCGCGAAAGCAATATTTAGTGGAACCTAGAGTTAGGCGAAGGTAATTTTCTTAGCTTTGTAGTCCATTAGCGCCATCTAGAGATAGGGCGCGGGAAACTTGTCCTATCTCTAGAGCCAGCAGAATGTACTGAGTGTGAGCGGCAGCACGAGTAGAAAAAAATGGCATTTACAATTTACGAAGTATCTGTCCTATGTGACATTTTGAAAGCGCGCAAACGAAAATTGCTGCCATGAACAAGAGGAATTCGCTCTCATCAATCGCTGACGAGAAACGATCATTGTTTTTATGACCCCATTACGTCAATCTCTCCTCCTATTTGTTTTAAAATGCCTCGTATTTTCAGCACTTCGCTCGACCACAACgagaagaaaggaaaacatTCCTTTACTGCTGCCACAGTGAAAAGGATGAAGCAAAGACGAAGTCGCAAGAAAAGTACCAGCAGCGATTCCGATCCGAAATCCACTCACAGCTCTTCTCCGTCTGCAAATTCTACTTCATTCATTGGTCACGAGCTACTGGAATGGCAGGGCGAGGTAAAAAGTCTAATATCTCCCGTACGCGCCGAATCTCCAGCGAATGACTCGTCATTGAATTTCGGGTCAAAATCCAACTTAGGATCGATAACAGAATCACGCGGTCAACCGAGCTTTGGCGATTGATACTCGCACTTTTGACACGAAGGAGGCGCTCCTCATAAGTTCTAAAATTCGTAAGGATCAGGAAGCCTTCTTAGGCGTTCTTGTGGCTCGTGGTATTACGCCATCTTTCTTCGCTACGACCACAGCGTCCGAAGCCACAGGCAGCCAAATCGTCGTGAAGTCCACGCCGGGATCCGACCTCGAAGCCATGGTAAAGGAAAAGACTGTGCGGCTTTCCCAAGTTTCCTTTGCGGTAAAAGCATCTAAATTCGGAAGCAACTCCTTTCATGTCCCAAAGGGGATGAACAACAAATGGTCTTGGAAGCTCTTGTTGGGAATGAGTAAGAACGCGTTGCAAATCGTTCCATCGTTGCAAGAAGATGCATCTCACGCTGTCTCGTCTTATTGAATAGCTGAATCTATAGCATCTCAGATAAGCGACAAACCTGGTACCGGCCTTCCCATAGATGTCACTCTTCTTACAAGCGATATTTCTTTTTTTGCGGATCTAAACGAAAATGCACACGGCCAGGCAGCCTTGACTTTTTGGGATTCTGCGATTCCGTATTTCCAAAACTCAGAAATCTCATCGATACAAATCGTAATCGCGAAAACGGGAATGCTGGCGCTTCAAATTCCTCCCACAGAAAGCGAAAATGACGACGATACGATCAACAGGGTGCGGCAACCAAGCACGATGGCTCGTCAGCACGAAATTGGCATCATGAGATGCATTCATTCTATACAGCTTGCTTTTGCGGGGCGATACGAAGAGTATTCTAAATCCAGCAACTCGGAGACGACCGGGCCACCGATAGATATTGGTCTCTCATCAATTGACAGCTCGCCTGTTGGATATCACTTTCTTGCTCGTCAATGGGCAAGGCAATCCGTCCTGGCCCACGCCGCTCGGAAGCGCCTGCAGTTCAACTTACCAGAGACTCTGGAGGGTACACAATGCGCCATCTCATTTGATATGAGCTACGAAGTCTTGCCTTTTCCAGTGAATGGGCCCAGAGCGACTTCGATCCTCAATGACCTGGATGTCCTTTCAAATTCATCCGTTGAAGTTGTTCAGACCGTGCCACTTTCTTCTATCGACGCaagcttgctttttggtCTGCCAATTACGGTCAAGAATGGACTAGAAAACGGTTTTGATCAGTATCAAACAATGGAAGTATTGGTGTACTCCTTGCTACGGAACTTACAGGAAAGAGAGCTTGCATTACTCCTCCAGACTGCACCTCAACACGGACATACGAAAAGCGCTTCGCAAAGCCTTTTTGGTAGTGCGGGTTCCCAAATGTTCCTTCTCATGGCGAAGGAATTGCCCAAGTCGCTGAGCCAACAACCCCAATGTGGCATCTTGTTTCGCTACGCGGAAGCCATTCATTTGATCGGAGAAGCCTCGTCCACCACTCAAATTTCTCTCATTGATCCTGATACTGAAAGCCAGCTGGTTGACTACGTAGACCAAGCGTTAGACTGTCTAGAGTGTAGCACACCAAATCCGCAGTACATGGAGCACGTCGTGCCATCGTCGGACAAGCAATCAAGGTTGAGGGAAATGGCCACCAGTCTAGCAACTAACATGCATGCCTAATTGAATAAGCTGGTACCTAATGCACGTGTCCTTTCAAAATAAACACAATGAGTTGAACGAGTCAGTTAATGACATAGAGAACGCAAAAATGACCACTGAgaagcaaatgcaatttTTCTGAGTCGTTAAGCGGCGACATATTTGCACCAAGAGCCTCCTTATATCTGCATGAACAACGCCAAACCCGTTTTATCAGATATTCAAGAACACTCTGGTCCCAATCGCACTGCACACAGAAGCTGTCGAGCCAATGGATTTCTTGACAGCCAGCGATAGAGTTCGCGAGACCAATGCCAAACTCCAACATGTTATGTCTAACAGAGCGATCCTTTGAGACCACAACTCTTATTGTCAGGTTTGCTATCCGTCGTATTGCACTGTGATTGATAATGTTTGAATGTTTGTTGTTTGTTAACCATCGTTCTTTCCCGGAGTGGTTCCCGCTGGCTTGCCGTAATCGAGAAGATTTGGGTGTCTTCTTCCGGGATTTTGACTCTGGCTAGTGAAGGGTAAGCGCAGTCCGCTCCTATGTATAGACCAGCTAGCTTGCGTTCTCACATTAACCACTGTCTATGAGAAAGACGACGGATCCATCAACTCTAACCAACCTATTAGACATTAGCATTAGCATTATCCGTTTGTTTGGCAGCGAAAGAGCACTGTCCCTATTAGCGGTAGAGCTAACTGTGAAGAGTGAAAGAAGCCCCATGAAAACAAGCAAGAAAACTATCACAATCAACTTGACCAGAAATGACAGTAAAATTGCTTCGGCGAGAGGAGCAGCATCGAAGCCTTATTCATTCCATGGCGGTATGACGACGACTAATCTTTTGTTCGCAAAGGCGGGAAAACCTTTACAAGATCGGGCCGAAACTGTAGCCTTTATGAAAGTGCTAATGGGTCAAGAGCAAGCAGTCGATGGCTGCAACGACGGTACATCTTCGGCACCACGTCCCCAGCGTCCTCAACTGTCAAACGTACATGGCGCCGGGCTTCTGCTGATCTCTGATATACCAGATTCATGTAGAAATAAACAGGGCGTCGTTGTAGGAATAGACGAAGCAGGACGAGGCAGCATCCTCGGACCCATGGTTTACGGTGCCGCCTTCTGGAACCCGTGCGATGAGGACCGCATTCCGAACGATTTCAATGATTCCAAACAGCTTTCGGAAGACAAGCGTGCTATGTTGCTGCACAAAATTATGTACGACACTCCCGAGATGGGATTTGCCGTGCGCGTCTTACACGCCAGTGAAATTTCCCGAAACATGCTTCGCACCGAATCATACAACCTGAACCAAATGTCACACGACGCGGCGGCTGGTATCATTGAACATCTTCTGGAAGCGGGAGTTCAAATCGGGGCTTGTTTCATCGATACGGTCGGAAATGCGGATCACTACAAACGAAGGCTGCAGCAAGAATTTCCAGGCATTGACTTTACTGTAGAATCCAAGGCTGACGCCAAATACCCACCTTGTTCCGCTGGATCTGTCGGTGCGTGTGTTTGTGCGATTAGACCGCGTGTTTTGAAAGGATTTGCTTATTTGCATTCACATAATGCTAACCATTGCATCTCGTGTCGCAGTGGCTAAAAATGTTCGTGATCGCATGATGGAGAGTTTTCAGTATTCGGAGATGAGTCTGAAACGCGACCCGAAATTTGGCTCTGGCTATCCCTCAGATCCTGTGTGCAAAGACTGGATGGAAAACAACCAAAATTGTAAGGTATTTGGATATCCAGACGTTGTGCGATTCAGTTGGAACCCGGCGAAAAAAGCGTTAGAAAGGAACGCGGCTTCGGTCCTATTTCAGGCCGACATaatcgacgaagacgaggaaggAGAATACTGTATTGGAaagaagcaacagcaaacgCAAATGAGTGCATTTTTGGGGAAGCAAGACGCGACACGTAAACGAAAGCGATATCCGTTTTTTGAACGTAATCGACTCCAAGTCGTAAACAAGCTATTCTAAGTACGCAGCAAGCTAACAAATACCTAGTTTGTTTGGGTTTCTACCTTGGCTTTTACTTTTTGCCTCCTGTAAGCGACTCCCACCATTTTCCTAGCCCTCCTTCTTCCTCCATTGATTTCGGCTTCCGGAAGGGTATCTGCCCCGACTCGAacttattgcgcaaatcgTAGACGAATTCCAAAGACGAGCGTTCCGCCTCACTAAGTTCGGGATGCCAGAAATCAATGATCAGTACGTGTCGATCGGAATCGGAGGGGTTACCGGTGGAATGAGAGAACGAAGTATCCAAAGTCGTCAATTTCCCTTCTTTCCATCCCTGCCGCTCCTCGCCAACTTGAATCCAACATGCTTGTGGAACCTTTAAGCCCAAATGTGACGTAAGAATAAAGTTTCGCCCATCGCTATGAGGTTGCACACCGGATCCTGGCGATTGTTTAGCAAAGCAAACTCCTCGAACGGCCAATGGGATGTTTAACGAACGAAGCAATTCGTAACTTTGGGGAAATTGACGACAGTTGGCTGTATTCCAGACTCCTAGTCGCTGCAAACGAATAGCACTCCAGCCGGTTCCCATTACTTGGTTTTGCCACACCGAATCTGAAGCGAATTGGTCCGATTCGGCTAATTTGGCTTCGAATTCTTCTAGGATAATGTGCGATTTAGCCTCTAATTCCGGGGCCCACGGAAAGAGTTCGGGCATGCTGGCCACATCCCAGAACGGCTGTGCTGTCAAACCATCGATGTGTTCTTCGGAAGGTTCGTGTCCAGGAGCTGATCCACCTGGAGAGGGAACTTCCCCACGTGCACTATTTTGTCAACCCATTGGCAAGAATCGAACGCAAAGAACACAAATCAGCTACTCGATTCGCTCGAACAACCCATGAAACTACAAAAGCAAGCTTTTTTGCATACCTTCGACCGAATTGCCGTATCCTATCGATATTGGCTCCTTGCTTGTTGTAAAAATCTTCGATATCATCGAGACCATCTTCTACATCTTCCCAAAACTGCATTTGGCGGTCAGTCAATGCCATCAGTTGTGTACAGGAGGACGAGGGTATACATAATCTTTTACCACTAAGAGCATTCATGTGGCGTTGGTGAATTGGCCCAGCAGCAACCCACGCTATAGTTGGAGTGGCGCTGCGAGTAAAAACAGCCAACACCGTCAACGCCGTCGACAACGTATAGCAACCGCCAGGAATCATCTGAGCGTGGTGATGAAACAAAAGATTCCAACAACTCTTCGGACCAATGATGTTGAACGGAAGTATTATCGCTGCTTTCCGAATGGTAACAGCATTCCAATTTGACAAAGCTATGGCTTGAGATTTGCTCTGCTAGTGGATGTGAGCTCTAAGCGTCCAAAAAGACAATACCACGTGTTTCTAGAAAGTTTACACAAAAGAGCGTTTGATGTTTCACAAGTCGCTGTCTAGGATTGAATCACGAATGACGAAATACAAAGCGGTACCTACGTTATCGATTGCAAGACCGGGAGGGGACTACAGTTTCGGCAAAGAAAGTTGTTACCGAGAAGACCATTTGTTTTGCCGAGGAGACCCCTTCAAAGTCAGAAGTGTTTGTTTTTCAACAGGGTCTTTTGGCACCAGCAATTTCGCTTTGGCTAGATAAGCGTCTAGCCTCTGCCGCAAAGATATCCGATCGAAACTATCCTTGCGGCGTGATCCGTCATGTCTCAGCTACACCGCACTTGAAATAGGCCCGACTTGGTAACGTTCCGTACACCTTTGTATGGTCTGTAGGACTCTCCAGTGACGGAGAGACCACTGACGGACAATCCCGATACGGATGCTAGCGGAATCTTCCAAGTGAGCGATACATTGGGTATGGAGGATGtgatttcttcgtcgttgcttgtCAGGGCTGTAAAAGTACACGACAAGGTCGCTTTTCTAGACGCATCCATCTTGCCGAGCGTCCAGCGGGCAACTTTGGCGGCTTCATCATACATGACCGAACCAATATTGACCTGAAACCCAGCAGTCGTTCGTGTCTGTTTAGGAAACGGAATCAGTACAGCCACTTCTTCAACCTGCAGGGGGCCCTTTCTTGACGCCGAAAACACCAAACTGCTCAAAGTTGTGACACCAACTTGTAGCGCTATACGGCCGTTTTTGGTAGGTCGCTCAGATGTTATGCTTTGTGACGCATCCGTTGAGGAGCTATATGACCATTGCGGATGGCAGTATACCGGAGGACTAAAATTGCGTGCTCGCTCCGGATGTATGCGGTATCGCATGAGCTCGAAATTACCGTCCGGCGGGACGAAGGAAACCActttgtcgttttcgaatcGAGCGTAGCGTACACAAGGATGAAAGCTGCAGTCGTCAATCAGATCCGGCTCTTTGAACGTTAGCAACAGATCCGGAACACCGGACAGGTGTGATTGACATTGAATCGACCCGCTAACGTCCGACGACACAACCGCGCCAGAAGCGTTTACAATCGCGTCAACCTCCTCCACAATGTCCATATAAATTTCGTTTTGTGTGTAGTGTACGTTTGCGGCGCGCCAGGGAATGTTACTAATCGTTCCCGACGGCAATTCGTCACTGACGGTCGTCGATGATTGCAACAGTTTGCTCATCACCGTGGGTGGACGAATCATGGCCTTGAGCGCGTTGGGT harbors:
- a CDS encoding predicted protein: MTLSAAAGTVWDCAGLLEHVANAEAIHQVHCEEEETMLRASTTSVFGHPDPPRTYLFHLDSSGDVYTGNDTNCRSPSAVLMIAYTAHCVAGQILESDSSTETSSPKTPSNTPFTICSLRPQLPEENDEDDMELDRSLEYAFLLGEVVTCLTVVGATPANPKTADSSVESLSRAIPSTSASSSPDVDCRLLALLLGTSASRVLAVELTLRREQDVWSLTLAAQERQHSDQVLFEALPRDDLETCRRLERSGNFRVPFVPDGGVVSLTAFSLGATTTTTSSGRHSSFVWVVYGDGTLVRVHSQAVFPSTWQQGAAANQSVEAWLGGTPTSKMTTTAGSLRVVPLYQYHLTPLAEVPGTVQSQTVESSSDDDADYDGENVDELESFEALVFSERATDNFPTLVFYTSENHFDHSMHPSQRSSLSQRTSVKAVVGNTKALVGGFVGSAMGALRWGWGGDTRAATHMSTPPVLDDEMTGDERDLPATPFPSLWKDPITLVAGHELHDAPRRIEFCALDPKGNLAALADTLGRIIVLDLTTKQVVRVWKGFREATCHWIQAPRAEDPGKCRLYLAIHSRQRHALEVWPIRQGGKVFSMQVGRDAHILPCTNGLSPSHWAICYCLYSNVIGTGLNRMERITVDGLSNKKSSVVTAPSMASSSTSTHNVAPSPSQTVWSPRTAALKLRHLQQLLSTESAHYTTQDLYKALQDIESLVDLSSALDLLAGASVLEDRLGVKGADFQKLALGYCSVTLSAATKGNDATKSSNPNVQLLSRKINFYSQFRYQIITAFVLVQKFEATTHDKASESQPLVPSTWAEEAAGWASTYSQIVDNKESSQQDSTPYHKSPVSFSIFAKALIFPNSATEGKKKMKIFFSDSSRTRKDILVHVFKPLLADVFSFNVVNSIFDALGIRDETDYIMKCFGEWFMTVHVDQILERCLFANLAPSTRLLQDLATVQLTKYQGGAALNVLYKFCKEATDLVRAFLLCVLCRDAVAKASTQQEKATYGTILSVDMTKDWECLLRSVRICLLVSLRLKGVRLGAAPVSVYAVEQDGNFSVYEWLARDELSLTQDHEEISSLEKACKMSSFAFDPSQREGDDPTHFKLLQSSCLSASISEDERAEYLVDFDDDMGALLLFFRRYNEPALLVAHRALLLGSKWSADPTQLATLGDVIAALKAMDKRAEFVSLAFAVKMEVWYNQICPIYRAYLFGFDEVHELNEQLVSPLIASKSWLSAFGHLALQLLVLLAEIPWDAELMSVYNPPLESGIVETWPPSLSCPTSISANATPQQRIFLQTAVAGLATEYSGRAMDSFACLVEVEMLGKIWGFDLKFLRSLYLLAMYELAKDRMVDELLTKSATVIDGPYFVEGAVDIVCRRLNDFLFGDRMRTGEIQGVVGMLDADLCEWLQSRAESSSYFVKPGPPSSIRIGNTHLFTMRLLSLSATAQIEPALRVKIHSLVVLSGTLVKALEGRK
- a CDS encoding predicted protein, which gives rise to MALMVQQQGQNRRRIISSTHHLTIVSNTSDTPPTLLRQTACFMIPTISAGLRWSSCAVVVVGVVALLSFSPSTLALVVPQAPGRPRSGTTSTGFGKSSSQSIVPRPSHCRTRRTATWMVLTPPSQRQPTPSVSQSSRPSRSTTLSTTSPPQGTPVQSASENTDSTSGSTGTGQARPKSATRSSCSSSSSTRLHARNNNLLKRKNYQRNFIPESEREVKTLRRSRQAKYEQLKSGSDVAPNIWSFESLFPDPVWDETSVQRDLYQIKERDEKQKQRLAFQKNATDGINSNNIRQKKDPVVDSTKLREKRDSLVNPKMRSPSYGGSSVMRLWREPKLSSLESPSMESNRALPTRKNTIPNSISKTSSESIANVRPNEKLHNMSNVLTMTTSSNSNNKTKPAKVDADLTRLVRDRIFGYRRTKTGQLQYDTSLMGDGAVQFRDGVRLSNPLRVNADRLNYLAKKELQHGRVEEAQELYTIALQIDPRDGRAYLGMSRCASRRRDFKLAKVWLQTGISNAVSVNENTMQADRGANPFLLQALGCLEENSGRLSEAEALYIAAAKSRPTHAAAWVSLGQLRIRKLGQSANAGRVCFQSAEREWQRASLPPSAHVYTAWAALECEANDIRRARQLYKAALDVDPRSSVAWLQLGVMEADEENWNEAETCFETALKFDRRNSRLLQAYALMETKRPNGNSRKAIGLLERALKANPRDAGVLQAYALYVAELGDVDAARDLLRRGAEANKRHAPVWQAWAVLETRHGNVQEARSIFQEGIWACAQLTGGQSGGYRCARLWQAWGVLEAREGDAAAARRCFSRALDADSRNVAAVTAWALMEEEFGNVRDARAIYERSLRLFAAGSGEKTSIWRNYELMEQRLGHVAAAQNVYQRSMREAITVSDEIADNIVGLSAKSTTPLPDLTNVLSRSSDEVEVLRWEGQSKSSLGGEVWLNDRAIEGKVPFDMKTNQRRNKKTDKKYNQTP